acacacacacacacacacacacatcacacacacacaccaacatgcACTCAGAAAGCCTGATGCAGGTACTAAATCTTCCTCATCCAATCCTCACGTCACCTCTCATTCTCCCCAGTTCCCATCATCCCAACCTTCCTGTATGCCTTAGAGCACCAGACACAAGACCGCTTGTCTTTCACCTCGTCTGAGTCTCCCACATCCTCTGCCCAGCCCACCAACTCCTCCATCCTCTCTCTATATGACAACACCAGCTACACCATCACAGTCACGAAAAgcaacctttccctctcctctgctGCACCCATCACTGATGGAGGGTCTGTGGTCAACAATAGCTCTGCTGAAAAAGATGAGTGCAAAGAGGACAGTGAGTTTTTGGCAGAAGAAAATGTGAGGGTGGGGCTGCTGTTTGCCTCCAAAGCCCTGGTGCAGCTTATGGTCAACCCTTTTGTGGGCCCACTGACTAACAGGTACATACATGGTCATTTCGTActggcagtgttgggtgtaatgcagaTGTTAACATAGTAATCAGTTACTGTGATTTAATtgctttaattaaaaaagtagtgtaactgATTTCATTTCAAATTCTTCCCACCTAAAGCGGCATCACACTAACAGACTCCCAACAACTAGATTTTGGCAGAGGGTGCCACACTTGCTGACTGTTTTGCTAAAATCTCGCTCTCTTTAGTCAGAGCTAAAACATTTGCCAATTAGGAATGGTGGAAGGGTGAGACATACCAACTCGCCTCAAGTCTCTGATATTCTGTCACTTGCAGCTCGCTGAAAGAACAACAGAGTACTGCGTGAGCATATACAATTGTATAAGAACGATTTAAGAAGCGAATTATGGAATATCTTTACCTTGTGAAAGTACATGATTGCGTATTTATCCCCTCAAGGCTTGCCGTAGAATGCAAATGTCCACATGCACCTTTCAGTGAGTAAAGTAAttatgttcaataaaaatacagttgtgcATCTGATTTCTGATGTCATTTTAGTGTAGGAGAAAATCACAGGGAAGATgtttggtgacagaatcactatggattacaaacagtgtttgtgatgatatgcagctgagtgcTATCACAGATGAAAATGTTCAGATCAGCTTgatgtcttgtcagttcttctgtaaaagaagaagctcatcGGTCACTTGATGAGAACACAAGAGTGTTTTTTGTCTCAAACAAGCCTGATTTTAAAGCctttaactcagcagggagtcccaaCGATTAAGAAATGAATGACCTCCCATTGGCAGACGCTAATGTGCACGTCTTCTCTCATCTACTTGCCAGAAAAATTGTGTGGCTCTGCTTAACAGGCAACATTCCAACAACTTAAGTTAAGGTTAAAAACAAACTTTGTTCAAATAActttaatgtaacattttatttgtatttgataaatgttctcacaatgttttttttgtttttcataaaaaaaaaattatgttgccaTCAAATAATGTTTTCAGCAATGTTATGCTAATATTTCATTAACGTTATACTAACGTTTAGAAAACCGGACATTCATGTTCTCACGACCACAAAGTACATACAGGTTTGCAAAATGTTTTGAGCACATACATTTGTTAGCTgggttgtaatcagattacagttaacaACTTTCAATAAGGAGGAGATTGCAGTGATTAGTTTGAATTTGTTGAGTACAAAACCGAACCCCCCtttgaaagtaacttaaaagtaaaggaatctgattacaatttagaATGGAAATCTGAAATCTGTATTGGAATATGTTTTACTCACCCAACACTGTTTACATTGCTTTGATCGTATCGTCTAAATGGCTGCTTTTTTGGTAAAGTCTGTGAAAATAGAGGACTGAATAAACATATGTATCAGTGCTTTGTATTTGTTCAGGAAACAATGTCTGTCACttgtcttttttaaaggattggaTATCACATACCAATGTTTGCTGGGTTTGCCATCATGTTTGTCTCCACAATAAGTAAGTCATGTTATATGATGTGGGAAAAAAACCTGTGTGAAATGAAGTACAATTCATTGATAGTTGGCACAGAGACTTATTCAGCAGTGGTCCTGTACTGGGTTTGTTTCCAAAACCaagattttatattggacatcaagtggcaacccaacacagtaccaaaacttTTTATCAtacaaaaatttacaaaaatgtccttaaaatcaaatattgaaatgtattaattttaccCCGAACTCAGCATTAATATATCTACATAATATAAAATTACAAAGGCTGAATAGAAAAACTAACTTTTGTTAACgtttgtaaatgcattaaacaacAACAGAAGTGTGATTTACCAGCCCAACACATGGAACAAACACAAGGAcacatgttatattaatattaGCCATTTTCCCACATTAGTTTCTTGTAGTTTGATTCAACACAATGCCTTTGATGTTGACAATAATTGTATGGttagtttttattatttgcatttagcattgttttttgccTGCTGTCTATGACCTCCAGTACAGACCTCTGACCCACCAGTTAAGAACCAATGATCTAGTGCACTTGTAAAGATGTAATATCACACTACTAAGATACGCTGAATGAGATTTTCCATATCTGTGTGTTTGATGacatgtgtgtgtattatatggtTTAACTTGCCAATGCTTACGTTTTATAGCTTGCTCTTGTTCCAAGTACAAATTGCAAATTAAATCAGGTAGCCTCTGACTTTGTCTGGCTTCTCTGCAGTGTTTGCTTTCTCAGGAACATACGCCTTGCTGTTTTTTGCCCGCTCATTGCAGGGGATTGGATCTTCCTTTTCCTCTGTGGCAGGTATAAGGGTGTATTTGTAGCATGCTTGAAGCAATAGGTAAATTATGATGTGTACAAGTTTGAAAGAATGTTCTAATGTTGCATGTTCTTCTGTAGGTCTGGGAATGCTAGCAAGTGTGTACACGGATGACAATGAGAGAGGAATTGCTATGGGAATAGCATTAGGAGGACTTGCCATGGGAGTGCTCAGTGAGTTCCCCTTGTGTCATTGTGTTGCCATCTAATGTGCATTAAACTGCAATGTAAAGTATTGTTAAATATGCAACAATTCAAAATGGCCAATACTTATAAGGTAACAcagtaaattaaagtaaaaaatgtaattacattgacataattaacattgaaaaaacattCACTTTGCAGTTGGAGCACCTTTTGGCAGTGTTATGTATGAGTTTGTGGGTAAAAGTTCTCCATTCCTCATCCTTGCTTTCCTCGCTGTATTTGATGGAGGTAAGGTATTAGTAAAAGTACtctttttttatgatattgcCACATCATACATTGTATTTGTATGATCTGTTACACTTATTTAAGATATTACAATGCATATGATTTTTCAATGCAGCCCTGCAGCTCTGTATTCTTCAGCCCTCAAAAAAATGTCCAGGGGTGAGTCCCTTTATACACACTAGAGTTTATTAAAATGCGAGTTCTGAAAGTTTGAGATACACCTATCTGTGATTCTTATGTGCTTTCTCTTCAGAGTGTGGAAGGAACTCCGTTGCTCACCCTGCTGAAGGATCCATACATACTCATtagtgcaggtgtgtgtgtatttgtgtgtacacCATTACACAAACGTTTAGACATACCTACTCATTCTATATTTTTACTGTTTTCCTCATAGTAGTCatcaaacagtaataataatgatcaacactgaaattaatcaaatgaaagtatgGGAATTAATTACTGACTATATTAGCTTCatcaaagtagccaccctttgttTAGAGACAGCTCTGCACGCTCTGCCCATTCTCTCGAAAACAACTTCATGAGGTGCCATCTGTGATGTTTTATAAACTGTGTTGAAAGAGTTTCTATGCACTGTTTATCaggcacttgttggctgcttttccttcactgtCTGGTCCAGCTCAAAAAGGATGTATCTGTATGCTTAGCTAATACAAGCAAATCTATCCTCATATACTGTCCATGTTTACAGTTAAACCTTCAGCTGTAGTTCTGTACCTGTAATTAAATGTATGGCTCCGTAAAATGACGGCTGTATGTTTTAGGATGTGAACAGCTAAACCGATTTGTAAATGAAGCGGAAGAGGAGCTGGGTTGAGTGAATGATGAGTAAGATTATGGTTCCTGTATATAATTACAGGGTCGTTGTGCTTTGCAAACATGGGAGTAGCTATTTTAGAGCCCACTCTTCCCATCTGGATGATGCAAACAATGTGCTCACCAAAATGGCAACTTGGTAAGATACTCAATCTTCCATATTattccatttacatttaattcattGCATGTTATTGCATTGCTGTAACAGTGATGCAAGTctttaaaatgtgattgaaataacTCCACTTCCCATTTGTTTTAGGCCTCAACATTTCTTTAATTcctatttgtttcttttattgaTTTTACTTTAAAACCACAAGGTATAGTGGGGCACTAATGTCCGAGACCACATTGAAATctgctaaataaaattattttatttttttaattttttaattagtttttgtgGCTACTTGGTTCTTCGAAGTAGTGATGGGGCAGACATGATATGTTTGTCCGCTCTGTCTTTCtaatatcatatttcactttgtgattcttttgataatcatttgAACTGTTTTAAGAGGACAACAAATGACTGAACAGTCATATTCCAAAAAACAGGAGCTTTCATTCAatatatgacttgtctatttTAGTGCTATGTGAAAAACGTTTATATTCACATACATAGTTCTATATCGTCACCACAAGGTGGCGCACATTTGTGATGCGTATGATTTCAGAATTGATTTTGCTAGATTATGTAATATAAATGCAAATGTGATGGTATTCTCTTAAAGGGTCAGATTCTAAGATAACACACATGGAGTGGTTTATATGTTCAGGGACTTTTACAATTTAAGCATAAACATATCGCACGCTTCTGGCCACACCTATCCCAGAGTTTAAGAGATTAAACCAGCAAAACAATTTCAGGGTTTTGAAGAATAAAAACAAAGTTATCtgaaaaagaaatatttaatattctgCACTATAGATCAGAGCTTAAACTGCaagaaaatgcaaaatagaaacattttacaAGTGCTCTCAGATGGGGCGCAACTACCCATTATCAAGGATGAATACAATGTATGCCCCATTTCTTTTCGACTTCTGGAGGTTGGGGTTCATTTTCACCTTCCTTAGTGTACTGTCGGCGCCCCCCTTAATATGCGACCCCAATGCATTGCATACATTGCGTATATGGTTGTCGCACCTCTAGTATCAGACTTTTCTGTGCTAGGGGAACAAAGTGAAAAAAGGCAAGAAGACTTGTGATTTTTTTATGTAGACGAATAAACTGCTGTGACGTAGGCCTACTGATAAGTTGAAAATGACTGCTGAGGGTGTCCTGATGTTTCTGATGCTATTACTCCACCTTACTCCATAATCCTATAGAATATTCTGTTgttctgtgttttatttttttctgagctCTGTATATGTGTCTCTGCTGGATGAGTTTGTCATGGCCTCTGATAAGTGAGCTGATATTACAGGTATGGCTTTCCTACCAGCCAGTGTGTCTTACCTCATTGGGACCAATCTCTTTGGAGTACTGGCCAACAAAATGGGAAGGTAAAGCCTTTTTCTTGCATGTCTCAAACCCAAGGGTAAACATACGCAGTTAATACATGTAATTACACAACAGTGAGGTCAGAAAATATTTATGAAAACTGTGCTTACAGATAAAAATCTGCATCACAGATATGTCTTTTATTAGGTGGTTATGCTCCATGATTGGCATGCTTATAGTTGGCGTCAGTCTTCTCTGTGTGAGTATCACATACTCTCATCAAACCCTGATGGATGCAAATGTTGTACTTCAGCAGGACATGGCTGTTGTGCTTGAACCAGCTATAATGTGTACAAAACTACTACATGTATAATAGGCAATGGTGACTGTGATGAATGTATGTGATTGTCATAGGTTCCCTTTGCCAAAGACATCTATGGACTCATTGTTCCTAATGGAGGGTTGGGATTTGCTATTGGTGAATATGGTTTAATTATCatagttaaaaaacaaataatatacattttataatacatATAACATTATATTAAACTTTAATCCATGTGCATCTGTAGGAATGGTTGATTCTTCGATGATGGCTATAATGGGTTATCTTGTGGATATCCGACATGCCTCTGTCTATGGAAGTGTGTACGCTATTGCTGATGTGGCACTATGCATGGGGTTTGCTGTTGGTAATTTCACCTCCAAACAGTTATACACTAATGCCAACCTTTACATTGATCACATGAATGTTTGCTTTAGCTCCATAACAGAGGCACTTTTCTCCAGAAGATCCATAATGATGATTCCTTCCTGGTATTTTCACAATGCAGGTCCATCTACTGGAGGGGCCATAGTACAAGCAATTGGCTTCCCCAATCTCATGGTGATCATCGGCATTATCAACATCCTGTATGCGCCCTTTTGCCTCTTCCTCAGAAATCCTGCTGTTCGGGAGGAGAAGATGGTGAGACTCTCGCATTTGGCTTTGAATGCATGTCTTCATGAATAAAAATGCCTTTgacattttcattacattttctgAATGTTTCATAATGTATCTCCAGGCTATTATTAATCAAGAATGTCCAATGCATGTGAAGAGCTACAATACACAACATGGGTACAGAGAATTCCCACTGAGTGATGATAGTGAAGAGGACACAGAGTGATATAAGGACATTGACGATTAATCATCAAGCCCAACCAGCAGCCCTGCTTCAAAAGTGCAAAAGGTTTAAAATGATTACTATTGCAACTTTCCCATCCTTAACTGATCACATTTTAGTGTACATGTATGGTTAGTGGTTTTGGGAATGTTACGTTTTCTCACATATGCTTGCAGAGTGTTGTTTACATGTCTTATATCATACCAGTGAgttgtaataaaataaacaggCTTCTTGTCAACttgatttgactgttttaattTGAGTATGTCAATACATTATTGCTTGTGAATGAATGGTAGAACTGagcactaataataatatgtaacaGAGTAATCAGATTTTacaaacagcaaaacaccagcatTTATACAGTATAGAATATGTTTCCAGTCATTTCTTGTCTTTGTCAAAAACTGAGCAAGATCGCCTGTGACTCATCTGTTATATCCTCCGGATATGCTTCAAACGTTATTGAATTTAATTATTTCGATTTCCAGGTTAAAAGAGCAGGAAGTTATGGACAAAGGGAATGGCAGATGTTATGGATCATTTTGGGCGAAGgctttaataaattatttcaacCAAACATAAATTAATAACCGGTTTACACACAACATAATTTGTCAGACTTCACATCTGAGTAAACCAAGTGCAAGATAAAGAATATTACAATGAGTTTTGTGTGTTGCTTCTACGCTTATGGCGCCATCTATTGTGTGTATGATCTAAAACAggattttcaaataaaatttgaaagaaaCATTTTACAACTCCTGTTCAAATTGAAGTTtgatattaataaaatgtgtttaacaaaTCATTTTTTAAAGAGCCAGTTAACACAAAACATTACAGTTTTTTCTGCTTCCTAAAAACTGAAATCTTGATattagtttttctcaattgctttgggtcattttaacattctctaaactgtaagtgcaattgtcacaactgttttatgggacatcacaactctattgaATATCTGCAAAATGCAGAAACTCACCCAAAACATGTAATTCAAAACCTTGTTATTGTGTTAGTAAATTGGCCATtgccacaaaaatgaaaaatgttttgtcatcGTGTCAGCCGTACTGATGAAAATGTTTAGAagttttttcaccatggcagtcaaccctggaaatgtttgctatatacaaatgtaatttttgttctACTTGTTGTCACTGACTGCTTATACAAGAATCTCAGTTATGTCTAGCTGAATGCTGTTGTGTATCATGCTGAGCTTTTAAATACCGATTTCAACGTAGGAAAAAGTTTACTGGGAAAGTTCAACACTGTACAAAACTGTAGTACACAGGAAAGGAATATGCACACTTGTATGTATAATGTAAATTAacaatgtgttacatgtaaacagaaaattcacatttgcttgTCCATTTTTACtaatttcttacatgtaaagtcatatagAGCGAACAggaaattgccacaaaatgacatccatgcaacaaaaaaaaaacaaacaaaaaaaacgcaacaatgaaaaaacagtccatgtcatagatatttatgggATATACATGTATGACTTGTATATCCTGTTCATGTATGACATACATGACAGActttgataattgaatggatcattttgcatgtgatggctcacatatttagaagttgtgaagaatATGACAATTTAACTGAaaatcaactcatcagttttgatcttCAAGCCATGTGTATTAAGTTATTGTGCACATTGTAGCCAATTATACTTTCTATTTTGCACATGTGCCAAAACACttgcaatttgcttaaatgaataagaaattctaATCTGGTGTGAACAGGAAACGAATTGTTCAgagattttaaaaaacaacaactctcaTTCGAGAATTGaaccaaagcgattgagaaaaactgtaatacatGATATGTTATTGATAAACCTTAACTGTGAAATGTTGAATCCTGCCATTTTtaccttaaaagaatagttcactcaaaaatgtaacttatatgtatgactttcttttttctgcagaactcaaactaACTTTTTtaagctctgtagttccatagaatggtgaccagaaatttgtaggtccaaaaagcacatataagcagcataaaagtaatccttaagactacAGTGGTACAGCGTAACCATGacttaagaagtgatatgatagttttgggtgagaaacagatcaatatttaagtccttttttactataaatctccaccttggaccagccctgaccagtagatTGCAACATGCACAATAAATGCAAATCAATAAATAACGAAATAAAAAGAATGtggaagatttatagtaaaaatgtacttaaatattgatcttcttcTCACCCAGACTTATTATATCATATAGATTACTTGTATGCTatattcatgtgctttttggagcttcaacgttttggtcaccattcacttgcatggactaacagagctgaaatattcttataaaaatcttcatttgtgtttttcagaagCAAGAAactcatacatatctgggatggcatgaggctgagtaaattattttcatttttgggtgaactatacctttaagctaTTTCTGACCCATGACATTTTACtttattcagtgatgttaaatagcCTAATATTTGTGGcgagtaaaaaaagaaagaaaaaaaatcggTGTATTTATTAAACAGTAAGAAATCtacatatatttttcaaaaatctcTACATTACTTTAGCAACTTGTTTATAATGTAATACTCAGTATAAATGGGCATTTTATACatggaaatatataaattacTTTATATTTTAACCCTTGATTTTCTGAAACATTAAAATTGAAATCGAACAAAGGTTCGATATTTTTCACAATCTGTATAGTTCCGTGTTAATATTTTACTTTCAATCACCTGCCTCCTGAATTGCATTTCTCATAAGGATATTTTAAGTCCCTGCTATGACCTACATACTTTACTtgaagatttgatcaaaaataatttaaataagcaGTTCAATCATTttatgagagatcaagtgttctattttatgtttacacattcatttcttttttttttttttttttttagaaatgatcAATTTACTTCGATTTAATTCAGCACTGGTTGAGAAACCCTGACATGGGGAACTATATATTAACAGTCAAGTGTCTGGGGGAATATTTACCGGATGCACTCAAACAATCTGCATGATATTTGATTTGaacactgttgtttcagtgatgcaTTTACACGGGTAAATAATTTCTTCTGTATATCACACAAAGTTACAAAAATATAGTGTCATTTAATTTTACACTTTAatcactaaaatgtttccaaacatatTGTTGATGGAGCAGTTAAGACTTCTATGCTAAATCACGTGCAACATGATGTTCATGTTTCTGTGCGTCTGCGGGTAGTTAGATGTAGAAAAGCCACGCGATGGATCTGGCACACATTCTGCGGGAGTTGAACATCACAGAGGCGTCAGACGCAGCGGGTTCATGCTCGGTGCTCGCGGCTCTCGGTCGGATCTGTGAGCGCTTCGAGAATGCAGCAGAGGGACAAGGACGCATCCTTGAGGACACCGCGGAGATGTTCACCATCTCTCCTCTTACCTTGCTCTTTCCAGAGGTCAACACTGACTTACGCGGGGCGTAT
This sequence is a window from Xyrauchen texanus isolate HMW12.3.18 chromosome 37, RBS_HiC_50CHRs, whole genome shotgun sequence. Protein-coding genes within it:
- the LOC127631084 gene encoding chromaffin granule amine transporter encodes the protein MAMLNPVDWFRENRGSPRLVLVVVCVALLLDNMLLTVVVPIIPTFLYALEHQTQDRLSFTSSESPTSSAQPTNSSILSLYDNTSYTITVTKSNLSLSSAAPITDGGSVVNNSSAEKDECKEDSEFLAEENVRVGLLFASKALVQLMVNPFVGPLTNRIGYHIPMFAGFAIMFVSTIMFAFSGTYALLFFARSLQGIGSSFSSVAGLGMLASVYTDDNERGIAMGIALGGLAMGVLIGAPFGSVMYEFVGKSSPFLILAFLAVFDGALQLCILQPSKKCPGSVEGTPLLTLLKDPYILISAGSLCFANMGVAILEPTLPIWMMQTMCSPKWQLGMAFLPASVSYLIGTNLFGVLANKMGRWLCSMIGMLIVGVSLLCVPFAKDIYGLIVPNGGLGFAIGMVDSSMMAIMGYLVDIRHASVYGSVYAIADVALCMGFAVGPSTGGAIVQAIGFPNLMVIIGIINILYAPFCLFLRNPAVREEKMAIINQECPMHVKSYNTQHGYREFPLSDDSEEDTE